The Geobacillus genomosp. 3 genome segment TGTCATGTTGATCGGCCGGCTTATATTGCCAGCGCGGTCGACGGCGGTTACGGTCAGCACCGTCCCTGCCTTTTGCCGCGGGATGGCGACAGCAAAGGCTCCGTCAGATTTCGCCGCCGTTTTGTATGTTTTTGCTCCTGCTTTGACATAGACGACAGCCCCGGCTTCTGCCATCCCCGTCACGGTTGTGGAGCGGTCGCTGACGGCGTTGATTTTCGGCGGGGACACCGTTTTGGCGGCGACAGCGCTGATGGCGGCAGAGGAAACATTGCCGGCCAAGTCTTTCGTGATAATGCCGAACGTATAGCGTCCATTTGGATTCGCGCCGACATTCCATCGGTTTGCGTAGCTTCCGGCTTTTTGCTTTACATCTTTTTGTACGTATTGGATGATCTTCCCGCTTGCGTTTTTGACGTAAACGGACACGGTTGCTTCTTCGTCAATCGCATAACGGACAGTCAACTGGTTTGTATTGGGCACATAGGCGGCAGCTACGCCTTTAATGATTGGCGCTTTCGTATCGGACGGCGTTGACCCGGCCGGGTCCGGCGTTTGTTGGTCGGCTGGCGCCGGCTGCGGCGGCGTCGGTTCAGCCGTTGGCGGCGGTGTTGGTTCCGTTTTGGCGTAGGCGGTGGTGAGCGAAGCCCCTAGATAATAGAAGTCTAAAATTTCTGTATATTTTTTACCAAGCTCACCCATTTTTTTCGCCCCATATTGGCTGAGGCCAACGCCATGACCATCCCCTTTTCCTTTCACCGTAATCGATGTTTCCGTTTCCGTCACCTCGGTGACTAGGTAGCTAAGCATGACGCGGTTGCCGATTAAAGCGCGAATTTTGGCCGCCGGGGCGCCGATAAACTCAAGGCGGCGGATGGCGAGCGTGCCATCTCCTTTCACATCCCCCTTCGTGATATACTCGATGGCGATATCGCCTTTCGAGACGCGGCCGCCGGAGAGCGGGGCGTACAGCGACAGCTTCGGAATGGCGACGATTTTGATCTCCTTGCCGTTATAGCCGTTTGCCTTCATCCATGCTTTAATGTTGTTGGCGATTGCTTTGTCCGCTTCGCTGACGGTGTCCCACCAGGCAGCGTAGTTGGCTAAATGTTTTCCCGTCAAATCGATCTGCGTTTTTTGAACTGTCAATCCCCACGGAACGGCGTTGTCGTACGGATCATCTTTGATCGGGAAAATAGCCAGCGGTGTCCCTCCCCAGGCGTTGGCGTTTGATTCGGTTTTGCCGCCGTTGCTGGCGGAGAAGACAGCGCTGATCAGCCTGCCGTTGTATTTCAGCACCTGGCCATACGTTTCTTCAACCGCTTTTGTGCTGTTCGGATGCCACGTATAACCGCCATATACTTGATAGCGGATCGTATCGTCGATCGTCGCTCCGGCATAGCTAAGTGCATATGTTCGCGCTGCGACTGCCTGGGCTTTTAGCGCTTCGATATTCCATGAAGCCGGCATTTCGTTCGGCACGACCCCTTTAATGTACTCTTCAATGGGCACTGCGTTGACCGGGCGGACGTATCGTCCATTTTCTTTCACAAACGCCATGTCTCCCAAATATCCCCGGCCGTTGATAGACAATACCGCGTTTGGCTTGGATGGAGCAAGGTGCAACTGTGGAAACTCACCAATTAGTGTCGTTCCTTCATACAAAGCGAGGCCGGCTGCGGTCGCTTTCACGCGGTAGGAGGTGTTGGGCGCGAGTGCCATGCCGGTGCCGGAAAGCGAGTATGTATCCGTGGGTTTCACGGTTAATTCGCTTTGGTTTCCTAAGTAGTTTACTAGTTTGACGTTCACAACCGGCTCTGCCGCCGCTTCAGCACGCGTGGGGCCGGCCGTAGGCAAGCTGGACAATACCGCAGCCAGCAGCGCGACGGCGGCGCATAATCGTTTCACTACGTTTTCAACCACCTTTCTATTTTTCTATCAGCAATTATAAGGGGGGATAATTGGGAACCCAATCGGGATTTATTCCTACTATTTCTATAAAGTTATTTCCATCTGTTCCATTTAGAGGACCAATTATCATTATAAAGGTAGGAACGATGTCCTGTTTCACCTAAAACAGCAAGTGTATAATAAGGGGAGAATATGTTGCTTGCAAGGGGGAATGGACTGTGAGGGAAAGAGACAAGTTGGCTCAATGGATTCGAGAGGCTGACACAATCGCTGTCCTGACCGGGGCGGGGATGAGCACGGAGTCCGGCATCCCCGATTTTCGCGGCGAAAACGGGATTTATGCGCACGAGGAAAATGTCGAACATTATTTGTCGGAGTATTATTTTGAAAAAGACCCTATTGATTTTTGGCGCCGGTTCAAGCAACTATTTTCGTTGAAACTGATGGGCGGTTTTGCTCCGAATGATGGGCATCGGTTTCTTCGCTGGCTGGAAGACATCGGGAAACGAGTGGTGATTTTAACGCAAAATATTGACGGCCTGCATGTGAAAGCAGGAAGCACGCATGTGATTGAGCTGCACGGTACGCTGCGGACGGCGACATGTCCGTCATGCGGTAAAACGTATGAATTGGCGTTTGTCAAT includes the following:
- a CDS encoding SpoIID/LytB domain-containing protein; the protein is MKRLCAAVALLAAVLSSLPTAGPTRAEAAAEPVVNVKLVNYLGNQSELTVKPTDTYSLSGTGMALAPNTSYRVKATAAGLALYEGTTLIGEFPQLHLAPSKPNAVLSINGRGYLGDMAFVKENGRYVRPVNAVPIEEYIKGVVPNEMPASWNIEALKAQAVAARTYALSYAGATIDDTIRYQVYGGYTWHPNSTKAVEETYGQVLKYNGRLISAVFSASNGGKTESNANAWGGTPLAIFPIKDDPYDNAVPWGLTVQKTQIDLTGKHLANYAAWWDTVSEADKAIANNIKAWMKANGYNGKEIKIVAIPKLSLYAPLSGGRVSKGDIAIEYITKGDVKGDGTLAIRRLEFIGAPAAKIRALIGNRVMLSYLVTEVTETETSITVKGKGDGHGVGLSQYGAKKMGELGKKYTEILDFYYLGASLTTAYAKTEPTPPPTAEPTPPQPAPADQQTPDPAGSTPSDTKAPIIKGVAAAYVPNTNQLTVRYAIDEEATVSVYVKNASGKIIQYVQKDVKQKAGSYANRWNVGANPNGRYTFGIITKDLAGNVSSAAISAVAAKTVSPPKINAVSDRSTTVTGMAEAGAVVYVKAGAKTYKTAAKSDGAFAVAIPRQKAGTVLTVTAVDRAGNISRPINMTVRDKTAPPAPKLNSITSRQSTLTGKTEAGAIITVKIGTKTYKSTARKDGTFSVAIGRQKAKTTLTVTAADRAGNVSPPVKVRIR
- a CDS encoding NAD-dependent protein deacylase; translated protein: MRERDKLAQWIREADTIAVLTGAGMSTESGIPDFRGENGIYAHEENVEHYLSEYYFEKDPIDFWRRFKQLFSLKLMGGFAPNDGHRFLRWLEDIGKRVVILTQNIDGLHVKAGSTHVIELHGTLRTATCPSCGKTYELAFVNRNDVPRCNECRAILKPDVVLFGGFVPHIEEAFAKAAESDLFLAMGTSLEVAPVNQIPFYVAAESPATRKVLMNKTATRMDGIFDLVIYGGIGETVAGVRRQIQAE